The nucleotide window GGACATCCTGGGCGAGTATGACGGCACCGTGCTGCTGGTCAGCCACGACCGCGATTTCATCGACCGGGTGGCGAACACCACCATTGCGATGGAGGGCGACGGGCGTGCCACGGTCTATGCCGGCGGCTGGACCGACTATCAGAACCAGCGCGCCGAACGGCAGGTCAGCGATGCGGCCGAGGCGGCGCAGGCCGCGGCGCCGCGGGCTGCGGGCAAACCCGCCGAGAAGCCGGCGGCCAGGGCTGCGGCAGGCGCGGCGCTGTCCTTCACCGAACGGCACCGGCTGGAAGCCCTGCCCGGCGTCATCGCCAGGCTGGAGGCCGAGATCGCCAAGCTGACCGAATTCCTCGCCGACCCGGCCCTTTTCGCCAACTCGCCCGCCAAGTTCAACAAGGCCAGCGAGGCGCTTGTCGAACGCCAGCAGCAACTGGCGGCGGCCGAAGAGGAGTGGTTGGCGCTGGAAGAGCGCGCAGGCTGAGGGCTGCGCCCGCGCAGGCGGGCGGCGCAGACAGTGGCGGGAAAAGCGGCAGTCCGGCCGCGCCAGTGCCGGGGACGCAGCATTTGAGCGATTGCGGGCCTGGCCCGCGATCCGCCCGCTTGCCGGGCAGGGCCGGCGGGCTGCATCTTGCGGGCAACTCCCCCCCCACAGGAGGCCCCCGATGGACCCCGCCACGCTGCTTTCCTTCGCTGCCACCTTCTTCGTCTTTGCCGCCAGCCCCGGCCCGGACAACATGACGATCATCGCCCGCACGATCTCGTACGGGGCCGCCTCGGGCATCGCCTATGGCGCCGGAACGGTGGCGGGGATCCTGATCTTCCTGGGGCTTGCGGCCTTCGGCCTGTCGGTCATCGCCGCCGAGATGGGCGGGGTGATGACGGTGCTGCGCTATGCGGGCGCGGCCTGGCTGGTCTGGATGGGGATCAGGCTCTGGACGGCAGAGCCTGTGCTGCCAAAGCCCGGCGCCGCCCCGCGCAAGGGCCTTGGCGCCGCGTTCGCCACCGGAGTGGCGCTGAACCTCGGCAACCCGAAGATGCCGCTGTTCTACCTTGCGCTGCTGCCCAATGTGGTGGGGCCGGTGCTGTCCTGGGTGCAGGTGGGGGAGTTGGGGGTGGTGATCCTG belongs to Frigidibacter mobilis and includes:
- a CDS encoding LysE family translocator; the protein is MDPATLLSFAATFFVFAASPGPDNMTIIARTISYGAASGIAYGAGTVAGILIFLGLAAFGLSVIAAEMGGVMTVLRYAGAAWLVWMGIRLWTAEPVLPKPGAAPRKGLGAAFATGVALNLGNPKMPLFYLALLPNVVGPVLSWVQVGELGVVILAVEVLVIGSHVLLAGRARRLLQAPAALRRANRAAGGAMVGAGLAVAVAR